From the genome of Rhizobium sp. NXC24, one region includes:
- a CDS encoding lactonase family protein: MDGEKVRIAYVGARTTKARNARGNGLNVYRLGQDLSWEHRQLVKMENPSFFAFDQTGRFLYTVHGDSDRVSAFSIDPSSGHLSFLNEQSTEGRNPVHLSFDPSNQFLIVANHVTSSLAVLRRLDDGRLGPVESLTVIEGKLGPHRVEQPFAKPHQVQFDPSGNWIVVPDKSLDAIFVYRLDRASGALIRAASCQTREGAGPRHIAFHPQGRLAYVINELDCSVAAYRFDPATGDIEPFQILSSLADSFTGNSRGAEIAVSADGRFVYASNRGSDTIAGFAIGEDGRMTSVGSWTTAGKTPRFFMLLCEGDVLLAANEDTDTVVALGVDKRSGALSTLSSVLTVGSPVCILLKDLDHT, from the coding sequence ATGGACGGGGAAAAGGTGAGGATCGCCTATGTCGGTGCACGCACGACGAAGGCGCGCAACGCGCGTGGCAACGGTCTGAACGTCTACCGGCTCGGGCAGGATCTGAGCTGGGAGCATCGGCAACTGGTGAAGATGGAAAACCCCTCCTTCTTCGCCTTCGATCAGACGGGGCGTTTCCTCTACACCGTTCACGGCGATTCCGACCGCGTGAGCGCTTTCTCCATCGATCCATCTTCTGGTCACCTGTCCTTCCTGAACGAGCAATCGACCGAGGGCCGCAACCCCGTCCATCTCTCGTTCGACCCCTCGAACCAGTTTCTGATCGTTGCAAACCATGTGACCTCCTCGCTCGCCGTGCTCCGGCGTCTGGATGACGGACGGCTTGGCCCGGTCGAGAGCCTGACCGTGATCGAAGGAAAGCTTGGTCCTCACCGCGTCGAGCAGCCCTTCGCCAAGCCCCATCAGGTCCAGTTCGACCCTTCGGGCAACTGGATCGTGGTGCCGGATAAGAGCCTGGATGCGATATTCGTCTATCGTCTGGACCGCGCCTCCGGCGCACTGATCAGGGCGGCATCCTGTCAGACCCGTGAAGGCGCCGGCCCGCGCCATATTGCCTTTCATCCCCAAGGCCGCCTCGCCTACGTCATCAACGAGCTGGACTGCAGCGTCGCCGCGTATCGCTTCGACCCTGCGACCGGGGATATCGAGCCATTCCAGATTCTCTCGTCGCTCGCCGATAGCTTCACCGGCAACAGTCGCGGCGCCGAGATTGCGGTTTCTGCCGATGGCCGTTTCGTCTACGCATCCAATCGCGGCAGCGACACGATTGCGGGTTTTGCGATTGGAGAGGATGGGCGCATGACATCCGTCGGCTCATGGACGACGGCCGGAAAGACGCCGCGCTTCTTTATGCTTCTTTGCGAAGGCGATGTCCTGCTTGCTGCCAATGAGGATACCGATACGGTGGTCGCCCTCGGAGTCGATAAAAGATCCGGCGCACTGTCGACGCTGTCGAGCGTCCTTACCGTCGGCAGCCCGGTCTGCATCCTTCTCAAGGATCTGGATCACACCTGA
- a CDS encoding GntR family transcriptional regulator produces the protein MARSSLTPQISGNIIEFVKANEMREGQHLPLQMLADAFRVSRAPIMSALRSLESRGIVRAEPNRGYFLAVDGESLNASRPESPKDSDGDEAIYFRIAEDRFSGKLEERVSESEMMRHYDLPRSRLLKILHRIADEGWVERLPGNGWSFRQTLTSRQSYQDGYTFRAVIEQQAMLLPSFKPDPEGFRRARQIQTELGQGGYETWSRAEIFKANNEFHEMLVACSHNEFFLDAIRRINRLRRLIEYHITIDRSRLPRQTAEHLHILDLIEDGRRNEAAAFLYTHIMGASRIKTPQV, from the coding sequence ATGGCGAGAAGTAGCCTCACACCGCAGATCAGCGGCAATATCATCGAGTTCGTGAAAGCGAACGAAATGCGCGAAGGCCAGCATCTGCCTCTTCAGATGCTGGCCGATGCATTCCGCGTCTCGCGCGCGCCGATCATGAGCGCGCTCAGGAGCCTGGAGAGCCGTGGCATCGTCCGTGCCGAGCCGAACCGAGGCTACTTTCTGGCGGTTGATGGCGAGAGCCTGAATGCTTCCAGGCCGGAGAGCCCCAAAGACAGCGATGGTGACGAAGCCATTTATTTCCGGATCGCCGAGGACCGCTTTTCCGGCAAGCTCGAGGAGCGTGTCAGCGAAAGCGAGATGATGCGCCATTACGATCTGCCGCGAAGCCGTTTGCTTAAGATCCTGCATCGGATTGCGGATGAGGGATGGGTCGAGCGCCTGCCCGGCAACGGTTGGTCCTTCCGGCAAACCTTGACGTCGAGGCAAAGCTATCAGGATGGCTACACGTTCCGTGCCGTCATCGAGCAGCAGGCCATGCTGCTGCCAAGCTTCAAGCCAGATCCTGAAGGGTTCAGACGCGCGCGTCAGATCCAGACGGAACTTGGCCAGGGTGGGTATGAAACCTGGTCGCGCGCTGAGATTTTCAAGGCGAACAACGAGTTTCACGAGATGCTCGTCGCTTGCTCGCACAACGAATTCTTTCTCGATGCGATCAGGCGCATAAACCGCCTGCGCCGGCTGATCGAATATCATATCACGATCGACAGAAGCCGGCTTCCGAGACAGACGGCCGAGCATCTGCATATCCTCGACCTGATCGAAGACGGTCGCCGCAACGAGGCGGCGGCATTCCTTTATACCCACATCATGGGTGCGAGCCGCATCAAGACGCCTCAGGTGTGA
- a CDS encoding ABC transporter substrate-binding protein, translating to MRSAGLYFSTAAICVAIVTGAMGTTAKAAEKISIMVGGYEKQIYLPAKLTEALGYFKDEGLDVELLNESAGVDAENQLLAGAVQGVIGSYDHCVDLQSKGKFVESVVQLQQVPGEVELVSTKHPEIKSPADFKGKALGVTGLGSSTNFLTLYMASKAGLKTDDVTTVPVGAGSTFIAAMQQDQIQAGMTTEPTVSRLLKTNEAKVLVDLRTVESTRAALGGVYPFASLYMESSWVDSHKEEVQKLVNAFVKTMRYIDTHSAAEIADKMPKDFYVGDKDGYVKALEVSKGMFTPDGVMPKGGPETVLTVLSEFSKNVKGKQIDLSKTYTTEFVKNAR from the coding sequence ATGCGTTCAGCAGGTCTCTATTTTTCGACCGCAGCTATCTGCGTGGCAATTGTGACGGGAGCCATGGGCACAACAGCCAAAGCTGCCGAGAAGATTTCAATCATGGTGGGTGGGTATGAAAAGCAGATCTACCTGCCCGCCAAGCTCACCGAAGCCCTCGGCTATTTCAAGGACGAAGGGCTCGATGTCGAACTGCTGAATGAGTCGGCTGGAGTTGATGCGGAAAATCAGCTACTTGCGGGCGCCGTTCAGGGTGTTATCGGCTCTTACGACCATTGCGTGGATTTGCAATCCAAGGGCAAGTTCGTCGAGTCGGTCGTCCAATTGCAGCAGGTTCCCGGCGAAGTAGAGCTAGTTTCGACGAAACATCCGGAAATCAAATCGCCTGCCGACTTCAAAGGAAAGGCACTCGGGGTAACCGGCCTCGGCTCATCCACCAATTTTCTGACGCTTTACATGGCATCGAAGGCTGGATTGAAGACAGACGATGTGACGACTGTTCCGGTCGGTGCAGGCTCGACCTTCATCGCAGCCATGCAGCAGGACCAGATCCAGGCTGGAATGACCACCGAGCCGACCGTATCACGGCTGCTGAAGACAAACGAAGCCAAGGTGCTGGTGGACCTTCGCACCGTCGAATCGACACGAGCGGCGCTCGGCGGAGTTTATCCATTTGCTTCGCTGTACATGGAAAGTTCCTGGGTCGACTCGCACAAGGAGGAAGTCCAGAAATTGGTCAACGCCTTTGTAAAAACAATGCGATACATCGACACGCACTCTGCCGCGGAGATCGCTGACAAGATGCCGAAGGATTTCTATGTCGGCGACAAGGACGGCTATGTCAAAGCGCTTGAGGTAAGCAAGGGCATGTTCACACCTGACGGAGTGATGCCCAAGGGAGGCCCGGAAACCGTCCTGACGGTTCTCTCGGAATTCTCCAAGAACGTCAAAGGCAAGCAGATCGATCTTTCGAAGACCTACACGACGGAATTCGTCAAAAACGCCAGATAA
- a CDS encoding ABC transporter substrate-binding protein has protein sequence MRFVSKLKGCTMQLAVAALLVATHASAAETTPGVTDDSVKIGVTGPLTGPVAVVGGVAEGIRARIEQANAEGGVKMGDGKTRKIDLVIEDDSLDPQRTLANVRKMVEQEKVFALAGTAATPNNLAIGRYITQKKIPNIFMYSGVIALNAPKWEVGFVPSFSTEADSFAEYLKAHKPEAKVAILYLNTETGQTFMKAFDRSIEGSHVKVLDRQPVTSQDPTVETQLSTLKASGADTLVIIAAPRQGGEAIRFQSESGWKPLTLVTNLSSAYPVLQSVGLDNAKGIITSDYLKPIISDKPSGDAGVDRYLSAISAAKVNFNFANTIGQTGYAIGDSLIQALEKLKNPTREELMKVVQNMDGWKNPLLLNGITMTTKEGSDIFPTEALQLYQFDGQKYVPLGDVMHFEGKTKE, from the coding sequence ATGAGATTTGTCTCCAAGCTGAAGGGCTGCACTATGCAGTTGGCCGTGGCCGCGCTGCTCGTTGCGACCCACGCCAGCGCAGCCGAGACCACGCCGGGGGTAACCGACGATTCGGTGAAGATCGGCGTTACCGGCCCATTGACCGGGCCGGTTGCCGTTGTCGGCGGCGTCGCGGAAGGCATACGCGCCCGCATCGAACAGGCCAACGCCGAAGGCGGCGTTAAGATGGGCGACGGAAAAACGCGCAAAATCGATCTGGTCATCGAAGATGACTCGCTCGATCCCCAGCGCACGCTGGCCAACGTCCGTAAAATGGTCGAACAGGAAAAGGTATTCGCCTTGGCGGGCACCGCCGCAACGCCAAATAACCTTGCGATCGGCCGCTACATCACCCAGAAGAAAATCCCGAATATTTTCATGTATTCAGGGGTGATTGCCTTGAATGCTCCGAAGTGGGAGGTCGGCTTCGTCCCATCCTTCTCCACGGAGGCGGACTCGTTCGCCGAATATCTGAAGGCGCATAAGCCCGAAGCGAAGGTCGCCATTCTCTATCTAAACACCGAGACCGGCCAGACCTTCATGAAGGCGTTCGACCGTTCGATCGAGGGCTCCCACGTCAAGGTATTGGACCGACAGCCTGTCACCTCCCAAGATCCAACCGTTGAAACTCAGCTCTCGACGCTGAAAGCGTCCGGTGCTGACACCCTCGTCATCATCGCAGCACCCCGCCAGGGCGGCGAGGCGATCCGCTTTCAATCCGAAAGCGGCTGGAAGCCTCTGACCCTGGTGACGAACCTTTCGTCGGCTTATCCGGTTCTCCAGTCGGTTGGACTGGACAACGCCAAGGGCATCATCACGTCGGACTACCTCAAGCCCATCATCAGCGACAAGCCGTCGGGCGACGCGGGCGTTGATCGTTATCTTTCCGCCATCTCCGCGGCCAAGGTAAACTTTAATTTCGCAAACACGATTGGTCAGACCGGCTACGCCATCGGCGATTCCTTGATTCAGGCGCTTGAGAAGCTCAAGAACCCGACGCGCGAGGAACTGATGAAGGTCGTGCAGAATATGGACGGCTGGAAAAATCCCCTTCTTCTGAACGGCATTACCATGACCACCAAGGAAGGCAGCGACATTTTCCCGACCGAAGCGCTGCAGCTCTATCAGTTCGACGGCCAGAAGTACGTGCCGCTCGGCGACGTCATGCATTTTGAGGGCAAGACGAAGGAGTGA
- a CDS encoding branched-chain amino acid ABC transporter permease encodes MSDGFRPAAVKFGLFAFLAILIPLVAPDYAHQQICVAIAYAIAILGLNLLMGFAGQICLAQGALFGVGAYVTAILNATYGVPPLATLPVSAAVTVLVGLAIGLPALRLQGLQLAIVTFGIAAAFPQLVLKMGSLTGGVSGLPIDAPEAPEWLPLSPELWLYVICLGCAGIGALLVALMLFGDVGRALRAQRDNAQIAEALGVNLTRTRLWAFAGSSALAGMGGGVFAIVTGFVSPESFLAILSINIVIGSIVGGVTSIVGAFLGGLFMVFVPTWASDINLSLGNLIYGLALILIMMVARNGVTGFIEKWLSMIFRKTAG; translated from the coding sequence ATGAGTGACGGATTCCGCCCGGCTGCGGTCAAGTTCGGTCTCTTCGCATTTCTCGCAATACTGATCCCGTTGGTCGCTCCGGACTACGCGCACCAGCAGATATGCGTTGCGATCGCTTATGCAATCGCAATTCTTGGACTGAATCTCCTGATGGGATTTGCGGGGCAAATCTGCCTCGCGCAGGGCGCGCTCTTCGGCGTCGGCGCCTATGTGACGGCAATCCTGAATGCGACCTACGGCGTACCTCCGCTTGCCACTCTTCCTGTTTCGGCCGCAGTTACGGTTTTGGTCGGGCTAGCGATCGGCCTCCCGGCGCTGAGACTTCAGGGCCTGCAGTTGGCAATTGTCACCTTCGGCATTGCCGCTGCTTTCCCTCAGCTTGTGTTGAAAATGGGGAGCCTCACCGGCGGGGTTTCGGGCCTTCCGATCGACGCTCCGGAAGCGCCGGAATGGCTTCCCCTCAGCCCGGAGCTATGGCTCTACGTTATTTGCCTCGGATGCGCGGGGATCGGCGCCCTTCTGGTTGCGTTGATGCTTTTCGGCGATGTCGGACGGGCGCTGCGGGCCCAGCGTGACAATGCGCAGATCGCGGAAGCCCTTGGTGTGAACCTGACACGCACGCGATTGTGGGCATTCGCGGGAAGCTCGGCACTCGCGGGCATGGGCGGCGGCGTGTTCGCCATAGTCACCGGTTTTGTCAGCCCGGAGTCGTTCCTGGCGATCCTGTCCATCAACATCGTGATCGGTAGCATCGTCGGCGGGGTGACGAGCATCGTCGGGGCATTTCTCGGCGGACTGTTCATGGTCTTCGTTCCGACCTGGGCGTCCGACATCAACCTCAGCCTCGGCAACCTGATTTATGGCCTCGCGCTAATCCTGATCATGATGGTCGCGCGCAACGGCGTTACTGGCTTCATCGAAAAATGGCTTTCGATGATTTTTCGGAAAACAGCGGGCTGA
- a CDS encoding branched-chain amino acid ABC transporter permease — protein sequence MSLFFQLVVSGLTTGAIYAALALALVLIFRATNVVNFGQGEMATFSAYVAWQLMQWGVELWLAVLASLAVAFCIGIATFRLVIRPLMSAPVEAVVVVTLGIFVLFQAMCMWIWGAEQLSFPSLFPDGGFSLGEVRVLASAVGTLAILICIAAAFGFIFRFTRLGLSMRAAAFDRARSVLVGVDVERMLMLGWGFAAVIGAFAAILIAPRLFLSPTMMAPILFYGLAAATLGGWDSPLGAIVGGLAVGVAESLGASYLPFIGADMRIAVPIVLTLAILLVKPVGLFGSYKVTKL from the coding sequence ATGAGTCTCTTCTTCCAGCTCGTCGTGAGCGGGTTAACAACGGGTGCCATCTACGCGGCACTGGCGCTCGCGCTCGTACTCATTTTCCGGGCGACAAATGTCGTGAATTTCGGCCAGGGCGAAATGGCGACATTCTCCGCTTACGTTGCGTGGCAGTTGATGCAGTGGGGCGTTGAGCTCTGGCTGGCCGTGCTGGCGAGCCTGGCGGTCGCATTCTGCATCGGCATCGCGACATTCCGCCTCGTGATCAGGCCGTTGATGAGCGCGCCCGTGGAAGCGGTGGTCGTGGTCACGCTTGGAATATTCGTGCTCTTCCAGGCCATGTGCATGTGGATCTGGGGAGCCGAACAACTCTCGTTCCCAAGCCTGTTTCCCGATGGCGGCTTCAGTCTCGGGGAGGTTCGCGTGCTCGCGTCCGCAGTCGGCACGCTGGCGATCCTGATCTGCATCGCGGCAGCCTTCGGTTTCATCTTTCGCTTCACGAGACTTGGATTGTCCATGCGTGCGGCGGCTTTCGACCGGGCGCGCAGCGTACTCGTCGGCGTCGACGTCGAGCGCATGCTGATGCTGGGATGGGGTTTTGCCGCGGTCATCGGGGCTTTTGCGGCGATCCTGATTGCGCCGCGTCTCTTTCTTAGCCCGACAATGATGGCGCCGATTTTGTTTTACGGCCTCGCCGCCGCGACTCTCGGCGGATGGGATAGTCCCCTCGGCGCAATTGTCGGCGGTCTGGCGGTCGGCGTCGCCGAAAGCCTCGGCGCGAGCTACCTCCCTTTCATCGGCGCTGACATGCGTATCGCAGTGCCCATCGTCCTCACGTTGGCCATCCTGCTTGTGAAGCCCGTCGGCCTGTTCGGTTCCTACAAGGTGACAAAACTATGA
- a CDS encoding ABC transporter ATP-binding protein, whose product MTLLDVKDLSAFYGKTQALFDCSFAVEEGEFVALLGSNGAGKTTLLRAVSGLLSFKGSIFYAGKSLEWISAQKRLGLGIAQIPQGRGTFSEFTVDENLQLGATIISSRSQIRQDKERWYETFPRLRERRDQLAGNLSGGEQQMLAVARALMSRPKLLMCDEPSLGLAPSITQEILAIFKTLHRDHGMTLLVVEQNVDITLQYADKAFVIEAGQIVAGGAASDLINNEDIKKSYLGVA is encoded by the coding sequence ATGACGCTTCTCGACGTTAAGGACCTCTCGGCTTTCTACGGAAAAACGCAAGCGCTCTTCGACTGTTCGTTCGCGGTCGAAGAGGGCGAGTTCGTGGCACTTCTCGGGTCGAACGGAGCTGGAAAGACCACTCTGTTGCGCGCCGTTTCCGGCCTCCTGTCGTTCAAGGGTTCCATATTCTATGCGGGAAAGTCGCTGGAGTGGATCTCAGCTCAAAAGCGGCTCGGACTCGGTATCGCCCAGATCCCGCAGGGCCGAGGCACCTTCTCGGAATTCACGGTGGACGAAAACCTTCAGCTCGGCGCCACCATCATCTCCAGCCGGTCTCAGATCAGGCAAGACAAGGAGCGTTGGTATGAAACCTTTCCGCGGCTGCGCGAAAGGCGCGACCAGCTAGCCGGAAACTTAAGCGGCGGCGAGCAGCAGATGCTCGCGGTCGCCCGTGCGCTCATGTCCCGTCCGAAACTCCTGATGTGCGATGAACCATCGCTCGGCCTGGCGCCGTCGATTACGCAGGAGATCCTGGCGATATTCAAGACGCTGCACCGCGACCACGGAATGACGCTGCTGGTGGTCGAGCAGAACGTCGATATCACGCTGCAGTACGCGGACAAGGCCTTCGTCATCGAGGCGGGGCAGATCGTCGCCGGCGGCGCCGCGAGCGACCTCATAAACAATGAGGACATCAAGAAATCATATCTGGGGGTCGCCTGA
- a CDS encoding ABC transporter ATP-binding protein, with protein sequence MSSIADARLVLEARGVSVHFGGIKALTDVSVSVRSGEICGLIGPNGAGKSTFLNAITRLVAYDSGTIVLNGTPIEGARVRDMIGLGVARTFQNLGIYASMTVLENVMLGAHHELGGKFARAILTPLRSRAEERAVRERSMAILEEMGMADMAARKAGALSYPLQKRMEIARALASDPKILLLDEPAGGLTHGEVNEFGTLLDEVRKNRNLSILLIEHHMGLVMGLCDRIVVFHLGRNLAEGTPSEIKSNDAVVSAYLGRAA encoded by the coding sequence ATGAGCAGCATTGCGGACGCTCGTCTCGTGCTTGAGGCGCGAGGCGTTTCAGTGCACTTCGGCGGCATCAAGGCGCTCACCGACGTTTCGGTCTCGGTGCGTTCGGGCGAGATCTGCGGCCTGATCGGACCGAATGGCGCGGGCAAAAGCACCTTTCTCAACGCGATCACTCGTCTCGTGGCCTATGACAGCGGCACCATTGTTTTGAATGGGACGCCAATCGAAGGCGCGAGGGTTCGGGACATGATTGGCCTCGGTGTCGCCCGAACGTTCCAGAACCTCGGCATCTATGCCTCCATGACGGTTCTGGAAAATGTCATGCTCGGTGCCCACCATGAACTCGGGGGCAAGTTCGCACGGGCGATCCTGACGCCCTTGCGATCGCGAGCCGAGGAGCGGGCGGTGCGCGAGAGGTCGATGGCCATCCTCGAAGAGATGGGAATGGCCGATATGGCTGCTCGGAAAGCTGGCGCGCTTTCCTATCCGTTGCAAAAGCGGATGGAGATTGCCCGCGCCCTCGCGTCAGACCCCAAGATATTGCTTCTCGACGAACCGGCGGGAGGGTTGACGCATGGCGAAGTCAACGAGTTCGGCACTCTGCTGGACGAAGTAAGAAAGAACCGCAATCTCTCGATCCTCCTCATTGAGCACCACATGGGCCTGGTGATGGGGCTGTGCGATAGGATCGTTGTTTTCCATCTCGGTCGTAATCTCGCCGAAGGCACTCCGAGTGAAATCAAGTCGAACGACGCGGTTGTCTCCGCTTATTTGGGGAGGGCGGCATGA
- a CDS encoding cytochrome P450 has product MTGNNTELTGENLYRDPYPVYARLRAEEPVAFFEGTKEYFITRFDDCRRIGGHDKIFGPSGSADRPEARVMGMPNVLTMSGEEHQCLRQGIDENLTQERVRSFVEGLTRPVVQRYVDAIKAKGEANLTAELFEPISVRCIGDVIGLTETPNETLVEWFHAMALGLQNVSNDAGVWKRLDDALADIDKQMGDLYQACLSKPNNSLLSHVMHGGMPKGEARSWDEISPTIRVIILGGLQEPGHAAANACAGLLSNPEQAKVMAEQPQENAMRAFDEGLRWIAPIGVTPRIAREDFEIAGTVIPQGASVAIVMGSANRDESRFEDADKFDMFRKKKQHLSFGFRPHFCSGHFLSRAMGEIALAEVFRQLPELRLDGSREIKGKGWRFRGISDLPAKWNA; this is encoded by the coding sequence ATGACAGGAAACAACACCGAACTGACGGGCGAGAATCTGTATCGAGATCCGTATCCGGTTTACGCGAGGCTGCGCGCTGAAGAGCCAGTGGCCTTCTTCGAAGGAACGAAGGAATACTTCATCACCCGATTTGACGACTGCCGCAGGATCGGCGGTCATGACAAGATTTTCGGCCCCTCCGGATCGGCGGACCGCCCGGAGGCGCGCGTCATGGGCATGCCGAATGTATTGACCATGTCCGGCGAGGAGCACCAATGCCTTCGTCAGGGCATCGACGAAAACCTCACGCAGGAGCGTGTCCGGTCGTTTGTCGAAGGTCTGACGCGCCCCGTGGTGCAGCGTTACGTCGACGCGATCAAAGCCAAGGGAGAGGCGAACCTTACGGCCGAATTGTTCGAGCCGATCTCCGTGCGGTGCATCGGCGACGTTATCGGCCTCACGGAAACGCCGAATGAAACCCTCGTCGAGTGGTTCCACGCGATGGCTCTTGGCCTGCAGAATGTCAGCAACGACGCGGGGGTGTGGAAGCGACTGGACGACGCTCTCGCCGATATCGACAAGCAAATGGGCGACCTTTACCAAGCCTGCCTGTCCAAGCCCAACAACTCCCTCCTCAGCCATGTGATGCATGGCGGCATGCCGAAAGGCGAAGCGCGCAGTTGGGACGAGATTTCACCGACCATACGCGTCATTATTCTTGGCGGCCTTCAGGAACCCGGTCATGCGGCAGCGAATGCCTGCGCCGGTCTTCTTTCGAATCCCGAACAGGCGAAAGTCATGGCGGAGCAGCCGCAGGAAAACGCCATGCGCGCCTTCGATGAGGGGCTGCGTTGGATCGCGCCGATCGGCGTGACACCGCGGATCGCCCGAGAGGATTTCGAGATCGCAGGGACGGTCATTCCTCAGGGAGCGTCGGTCGCGATCGTTATGGGCTCCGCCAACCGTGACGAGTCTCGCTTCGAGGATGCCGACAAGTTCGACATGTTCCGTAAGAAGAAGCAGCACCTCTCGTTCGGCTTCCGTCCGCACTTCTGTTCGGGACATTTTCTGTCAAGGGCCATGGGCGAGATCGCACTTGCGGAAGTGTTCCGTCAGTTGCCCGAACTTCGGCTCGACGGATCGCGCGAAATCAAAGGCAAAGGCTGGCGATTCCGCGGTATTTCCGACCTCCCCGCGAAATGGAACGCGTGA
- a CDS encoding amidohydrolase family protein, with the protein MTLIIDCHGHFTTEPPEHHAFRKAQVAFAEGTSSDRPVYPGIPDKQLHDIIETNQLKIQRERGSHVTLLSPRASGMGHHLPNLPVAKEWARVSNDNIGRIVDMFPDNFAAVCQLPQTVDGDLSAVIEELARCVDNGFVGCNLNPDPSGGRWSAPPIYDAWWDPLWDAMVDLQVPAMIHVSGSCERCLHTTGAHYINADTAVFMQLIQGDLFERHPDLKLIIPHGGGAAPYHWGRYRGLSIMLEKPGLDTHLMNNLFFDTCVYHQAGIDTLFRVVDTKNILFGSELLGAVKAIDPETGHPFDDTKRYIDQLDLQEDERRAVFEANARRVYPLLDKRLQDRGL; encoded by the coding sequence ATGACACTCATCATAGACTGCCACGGCCACTTCACCACAGAGCCGCCAGAGCACCACGCCTTCCGCAAGGCCCAGGTCGCTTTCGCGGAAGGCACATCATCGGATCGCCCGGTCTATCCGGGCATCCCCGACAAACAGCTTCACGACATCATCGAGACCAATCAGCTCAAGATCCAGCGTGAGCGCGGCTCGCATGTCACGCTACTTAGCCCGCGCGCCTCCGGCATGGGGCACCATCTGCCGAACCTGCCGGTGGCGAAAGAATGGGCGCGCGTTTCGAACGACAATATCGGTCGGATCGTCGACATGTTTCCCGACAACTTCGCCGCGGTCTGCCAGCTTCCACAAACCGTAGACGGCGATCTTTCAGCGGTCATCGAGGAACTTGCGCGCTGCGTCGACAATGGCTTCGTCGGCTGCAACCTCAATCCCGATCCCTCAGGGGGGCGCTGGAGCGCGCCGCCAATCTACGATGCCTGGTGGGATCCGCTTTGGGACGCGATGGTGGACCTTCAGGTACCCGCCATGATCCACGTCTCCGGGTCCTGCGAACGCTGCCTGCATACGACCGGGGCGCATTATATCAACGCCGACACCGCAGTTTTCATGCAGCTTATCCAGGGAGACCTCTTCGAGCGTCACCCCGACCTCAAGCTGATCATACCGCATGGCGGCGGGGCGGCGCCCTACCATTGGGGGCGGTATCGCGGTCTGTCCATCATGCTCGAAAAGCCGGGCTTGGACACGCACCTCATGAACAACCTGTTTTTCGACACCTGCGTCTACCACCAGGCGGGCATCGATACGCTTTTCCGCGTCGTCGACACGAAAAACATCCTTTTCGGCTCGGAGCTGCTCGGCGCGGTCAAGGCAATCGATCCCGAGACCGGTCATCCCTTCGATGACACCAAGCGATACATCGACCAGCTCGACCTTCAGGAAGACGAGAGACGAGCGGTCTTCGAAGCAAATGCGCGGCGTGTGTACCCGCTGCTGGATAAACGACTCCAAGACCGCGGCCTGTGA
- a CDS encoding ABC transporter substrate-binding protein, translated as MTSTQKLSLAGGAQGFNWLPVFVAEEHGIFVKHGLSIEYMKMGTVDKATSAVLEGEANLAITPPEGAVSNFVQAGALRVIASNSNRLPMSLVAQPSINSIQDLRGKKVGTSSLTEGTAIYTQMLLSRGGLRYPGDYEFALAGIHTKRWEALQSGEIDCAPQPAPWNFLAEREGFNLIGEINEIIPQIVFAAVIGRTAWLETNRDLVVRFLRALREAHAITNDPGREDITLPIFQRITTKDDAGLALQGFRYMRDMGMWPGDLSIPREAWDTTVDLMIRANLLDETARSTSATAFDSSFLEASAS; from the coding sequence ATGACCTCAACCCAGAAACTCAGCCTGGCTGGCGGAGCGCAAGGCTTCAACTGGCTACCGGTTTTTGTGGCAGAAGAACACGGTATTTTCGTCAAGCACGGGCTGTCGATCGAGTACATGAAGATGGGGACCGTCGACAAAGCCACCAGTGCCGTGTTGGAGGGCGAGGCCAACCTCGCAATCACGCCTCCAGAAGGGGCCGTTTCAAACTTCGTGCAAGCCGGCGCACTCCGGGTGATCGCCTCGAACTCGAACAGATTGCCGATGTCCCTCGTGGCCCAGCCCTCCATCAACTCTATCCAGGACCTCCGGGGCAAGAAGGTCGGGACGTCTTCGCTGACCGAAGGCACCGCGATCTACACGCAGATGCTCCTGTCCAGGGGAGGACTGCGCTATCCCGGCGACTACGAGTTCGCACTCGCGGGCATTCACACGAAACGCTGGGAGGCGCTTCAATCCGGTGAAATCGACTGTGCCCCGCAACCAGCACCCTGGAATTTCCTCGCCGAAAGAGAAGGCTTCAATCTCATCGGCGAGATCAATGAAATCATCCCACAAATCGTCTTCGCGGCGGTCATCGGACGCACTGCCTGGCTGGAGACAAACCGCGACCTCGTGGTCCGCTTCCTCCGTGCACTGCGCGAAGCCCATGCGATCACCAACGATCCCGGCCGCGAGGACATCACGCTTCCGATTTTCCAGCGGATCACGACCAAGGACGACGCGGGCCTTGCGCTGCAGGGCTTCCGCTACATGCGCGACATGGGAATGTGGCCCGGCGATCTTTCGATACCACGGGAGGCGTGGGACACCACCGTCGACCTCATGATCCGCGCCAACCTGCTTGACGAAACCGCCCGATCGACTTCGGCGACCGCCTTCGATTCCAGCTTCCTGGAAGCATCGGCTTCCTAG